CACGGCCGGGCCTGGTTCTTCGTCGCGCCGGGCGCGGCGGCGGATCTGCCCAGGCTGCTCTACCGGGTCGGCTGGGACGACGCCCCACTGGACCTGCGGGGCCTGGGCCCCGGTCGGCATGTCACCGCGCCACCCTCGGACCACGGCGGCCTCGGCCCGGTCCGCTGGCTGCGCCCGCCCGGCCTGGAGACGGCCGCGAGGCCGCCGCGCGCCCGGCTGCTGCTGGGCGTCCTGGCATACGCCTGCCGCCGGGCCGGGCCTAGCTGAGCAGCGCGTCCACGAACGCCTCGGGCTCGAACGGGGCCAGGTCGTCCGGCCCCTCGCCGAGACCCACCAGCTTCACGGGCACGCCGAGCTCGCGCTGGACGGCGACCACGATCCCGCCCTTGGCGGTGCCGTCGAGCTTGGTCAGGGCGATTCCGGTGACGTCCACGACCTCCGCGAAGACCCGCGCCTGAACGAGCCCGTTCTGCCCGGTGGTCGCGTCCAGCACGAGCAGCACCTCGTTGACCGGGCCGTGCTTCTCGATGACCCGCTTGACCTTGCCCAGCTCGTCCATGAGGCCGGTCTTGGTGTGCAGCCGCCCGGCGGTGTCGACCAGCACCACGTCGGCGCCCTCCGCGATGCCCTCCTTGACCGCGTCGAACGCCACCGAGGCCGGATCGCCGCCCTCGGGTCCCCGCACCGTACGGGCGCCCACCCGCTCGCCCCAGGTCTGGAGCTGATCGGCGGCGGCGGCACGGAAGGTGTCGGCGGCGCCGAGGACCACGGACCTGCCGTCCGCGACCAGCACGCGCGCGAGCTTTCCGGTGGTGGTGGTCTTGCCCGTGCCGTTGACACCGACCACCAGGATCACGGCCGGGCGCTCCTCGCCCTCGGTCGACACCCCGCCCTCGGTGTGCACGACGCGGTCCAGGTCCGTACCGATCTGGGCCAGCAACTCCTCGCGCAGCAGGGTGCGCAGGTCGTCGGGGGTGCGGGTGCCCAGCACCAGGACCCGCTCGCGCAACCGCTCCACCAGCTCCTGGGTGGGGCCGACGCCGATGTCGGCGGTCAGCAGGGTGTCCTCGATCTCCTGCCAGGTCTCCTCGTCGAGGTGCTCGCGGGCGAGCAGGGTGAGCAGCCCACGGCCCAGCGTGTTCTGCGACCGGGCGAGCCGGGCGCGCAGCCGGACCATCCGGCCCGCGGCGGGCTCGGGCACCTCGATGCCGGGGGCCGGGGGCGCCTCGGGCGCCGGGGCCGCCGCGCCGCCGGGCAGCGTGACGTCCTCGATGGTGCGGCGTTCCTCGTCGACAGGCGTGGCGGCCTCGTCGCCGACCCGGGGCTCGGGCGGCGCCGTGGGCGCCGTGGGCGCGGCCCGCTGGTCGCGCGGCGGTGGCGCCTGCCTCCCCCGGCGACGGCTGACGACGAGCCCGCTGATCGCGGCGACGGCGACCACGGCGATGATGATGACGAGGATGAGGATGTCCATCGGTTCCCTTGAGCGGCCTGGCGGTGGGGCAACGGTCCTAACGTACCGAAGCCGGCCCCGATGACCGCTGCCCCCGCCCGCGAGCGGCGGGCGAGGGCAGCGATGGTGGGCGAGGAGACGGGCGGCGGGGGGGCTAGCCCATCTCCTCCAACGCCTTGCCCTTCGTCTCCGGCACCCACAGGAGGATGAACGGAATCGAGAGCAGGGCGAAGCAGGTGTACATCACATAGGCGCCGGAGAGGTTCCAGTCCGAGAGGGTCGGGAAGCTCTGGCTGATGGCCCAGTTGGCGATCCACTGGGCGGAGGCGGCGACACCGAGCGCGGCGGCGCGGATCCGGTTGGGGAACATCTCCCCGAGCAGCACCCAGACCACCACGCCCCAGGAAAGCCCGAAGAACAGCACGAAGCCGTGCGCGCCGGTCAGGGCCACCATGCCCTGGGTGTCGGGCAGCCGGATGTCGTCGCCGGTCCCCTCCTTGAAGGAGAACGCCCAGGCGGTCAGGCCCAGCGAGAGGGCCATGCCGACCGAGCCGATGAGGGCCAGCGGCTTGCGGCCGATGCGGTCCACGAGGAGCATCGCGATGATCGTGCCGATGATGTTGATGATCGACGTGGTGAACGAGTAGAAGAACGAGCCCTCGGGGTCGACG
Above is a window of Streptomyces sp. NBC_01803 DNA encoding:
- the ftsY gene encoding signal recognition particle-docking protein FtsY, producing the protein MDILILVIIIAVVAVAAISGLVVSRRRGRQAPPPRDQRAAPTAPTAPPEPRVGDEAATPVDEERRTIEDVTLPGGAAAPAPEAPPAPGIEVPEPAAGRMVRLRARLARSQNTLGRGLLTLLAREHLDEETWQEIEDTLLTADIGVGPTQELVERLRERVLVLGTRTPDDLRTLLREELLAQIGTDLDRVVHTEGGVSTEGEERPAVILVVGVNGTGKTTTTGKLARVLVADGRSVVLGAADTFRAAAADQLQTWGERVGARTVRGPEGGDPASVAFDAVKEGIAEGADVVLVDTAGRLHTKTGLMDELGKVKRVIEKHGPVNEVLLVLDATTGQNGLVQARVFAEVVDVTGIALTKLDGTAKGGIVVAVQRELGVPVKLVGLGEGPDDLAPFEPEAFVDALLS